ACCCCGGTGCCGGTGCCGATGTCCAGGACGCTTTTGGCCTCCATGCCCTCCAGGGCCTTCTGGGCGATGGCCAAGGGGGGAAAGCGCCGAAGCCGCTCCTCCTGGCGGAAAGGGTCCCGGGCCTGGCAGGCGTTGGTGAGGAGGGCCCACATCGCCGTGGCCCCCTCCTCCGCCGCCTTCTGGAAAGCCTCCCGAAGGGCCGAGAAAACCTGTTCCTCCTCCCCGGAAAGCTCGGTGTGGGTGGGGAAGACCCGGTAGTCCACCCCGCTTCCCTCCAGGGCGAGGAGGGCCTTTTCCACCGCACGGTAGTCCCCCTGCAGGAGGGGATAAAGGGCGAAGAGGGCCTTTAGCGCCATCGCCCTAAGTATAGGGCGGGGCGGTTTCCCGCCCGCCGCCCCGCCCGGTCCGCCTCCCCGTAGGGAGGACGGGCCTCGGGGGCGAGGAAACCCGCTTCCCCCTCCGCCTCGGGGGGGCCCAGGAGGGCCCAAAGGTCTTCCCGGGAAAGGAAGCGGGCCTGGGTCCAGGGGCGCACCCCCTTCTCCCCCAGGCGGCGGTAAAGGGCGGCCCAGGGGGAGAGGGCCTCGAGGACGCCCACCACAAGGGCCCCGCCCCGCCTCAAGACCCTCCGCGCCTCCCCCAAGGTCCGCTCCACGTCCGCCACGAACTCCAGGGTGGTAAAGAGGAGGACCACGTCAAAGGCCCCGTCCGCAAAGGGCAAAGCCTCCCCGTAAGCCGCCACCCATTCCACCCCGGGAGACCGCCCCTCCCCCACCCGGCGCATGGCCGCCGAGGGCTCCACCCCCACCTTCCTGGGGTAGGGAAGGCGCCTGAGCCAGTACCCGGTCCCGGCGCCCACCTCCAGGAGGCTCTCCCCGGGGGGAAGAAGCC
The Thermus sp. LT1-2-5 genome window above contains:
- a CDS encoding class I SAM-dependent methyltransferase encodes the protein MEDPFQGLAEAYEAWYETPLGAFVIAEEERALRGLLPPGESLLEVGAGTGYWLRRLPYPRKVGVEPSAAMRRVGEGRSPGVEWVAAYGEALPFADGAFDVVLLFTTLEFVADVERTLGEARRVLRRGGALVVGVLEALSPWAALYRRLGEKGVRPWTQARFLSREDLWALLGPPEAEGEAGFLAPEARPPYGEADRAGRRAGNRPALYLGRWR